A DNA window from Camelina sativa cultivar DH55 chromosome 13, Cs, whole genome shotgun sequence contains the following coding sequences:
- the LOC104735759 gene encoding protein SET DOMAIN GROUP 40-like — MGSMELEHQTMETFLRWAADIGISDSIDSSRFRDSCLGHSLSVADFSLAGGRGLGAARELRKGELVLKVPRNALMTTESIVAKDQKLNDAVHLHGSLSSTQILSVCLLYEMSKGKKSFWYPYLVHLPRDYDLLATFGELEKQALQVEDAVWVTEKATAKCQSEWKEAVTLMKELDLKPKFQSFQAWLWASATISSRTLHIPWDSAGCLCPVGDLFNYDAPGDDSNNSEGPESANNEKEAGPVVETQAERLTDGGFEEDANAYCLYARRNYQQGEQVLLCYGTYTNLELLEHYGFMLEENSNDRVFIPLETSLYSLASSWPKDSLYIHQDGKPSFALVSTLRLWLIPQSQRDKSVMRLVYAGSQISAKNEILVMKWMSEICGSVLRDLPTSVSEDTLLLHNIDKLQDPELPLEQKETEAFGSEMRAFLDVNRLWDVIRFSGKDVEFSRRTFRMMSKWRLSVQWRLSYKRTLADCISYCNEKMNNLLSTRDGRFVT, encoded by the exons atggGAAGTATGGAGTTAGAACACCAAACCATGGAAACGTTCCTGCGTTGGGCTGCAGATATTGGCATTTCAGATTCCATTGATTCTTCTCGATTTCGCGATTCATGTCTCGGCCATTCCCTTTCCGTCGCTGACTTCTCTCTCGCCGGCGG GAGAGGATTGGGAGCTGCTCGTGAGCTCAGGAAAGGGGAATTGGTTTTGAAAGTCCCGAGAAACGCGTTGATGACTACAGAATCCATAGTCGCGAAAGATCAGAAATTGAACGATGCTGTTCATCTCCATGGATCACTTTCTTCGACTCAg ATACTGAGTGTATGCTTATTGTATGAAATGAGCAAAGGGAAGAAGTCTTTTTGGTACCCTTACTTGGTGCACTTACCTCGTGACTATGATCTTTTGGCTACATTTGGGGAACTCGAGAAGCAAGCTTTACAA GTGGAAGATGCTGTCTGGGTTACAGAGAAAGCCACAGCTAAGTGTCAGTCTGAGTGGAAGGAAGCTGTTACGTTGATGAAGGAGTTGGATCTCAAGCCAAAGTTTCAGAGTTTCCAAGCGTGGCTCTGGGCTTCTGCTACT ATTTCTTCACGGACGCTGCATATACCATGGGATAGTGCCGGGTGTTTGTGTCCTGTGGGGGACTTGTTTAACTACGATGCTCCTGGAGATGATTCGAATAACTCAGAAGGTCCTGAGAGTGC GAATAATGAGAAGGAAGCAGGACCTGTTGTTGAGACACAGGCTGAAAGGCTCACAGATGGTGGATTCGAGGAAGATGCCAATGCTTATTGTCTTTATGCAAGAAGGAATTATCAGCAAGGAGAACAG GTTCTTCTATGTTATGGGACTTATACAAATTTAGAGCTTCTTGAGCATTATGGGTTTATGTTAGAAGAGAACTCAAATGACAGAGTCTTCATTCCTCTAGAAACCAGCCTTTATTCTCTAGCTTCTTCATGGCCTAAAGATTCTTTATACATTCATCAAGACGGTAAGCCATCCTTTGCGCTTGTATCAACGTTGAGACTGTGGCTGATCCCACAGAGCCAGCGTGACAAGTCGGTGATGCGTCTTGTTTACGCTGGATCTCAGATATCTGCGAAGAATGAGATTCTAGTCATGAAGTGGATGTCAGAGATATGTGGAAGTGTTTTGAGGGATCTGCCAACTTCTGTCTCAGAAGACACTCTGCTTCTTCATAAC ATTGACAAGCTCCAAGATCCCGAATTGCCTCTGGAGCAGAAAGAAACAGAAGCTTTTGGCAGTGAAATGCGCGCTTTTCTCGATGTGAATCGTTTGTGGGATGTTATTCGATTTTCTGGGAAAGATGTAGAATTTTCCAGGAGAACTTTCAGGATGATGAGCAAATGGAGATTGTCCGTGCAGTGGAGGCTAAGCTACAAGAGAACTCTAGCAGATTGCATCTCTTATTGTAATGAGAAGATGAATAATCTCTTAAGTACTCGAGATGGGAGATTTGTAACGTGA
- the LOC104735758 gene encoding GPI ethanolamine phosphate transferase 3-like, with translation METYLKNKKLIAIGFLLIHSIAILIFTRGFLLTRTELPFHSTCSDVSLSPCLTSPPPPIHDSNPDSLSSHSNHTQPKCWTKPVVDRVIIIVLDALRIDFVAPSAFFPEPKPWMDKLTILQKLAFANESSAKIFKAFADPPTTSLQRLKGLTTGGLPTFIDVGNSFGAPAIVEDNFINQLVQNGKRLVMMGDDTWTQLFPNQFQKSYPFPSFNVKDLDTVDNGCIEHLFPTLYKDDWDVLIAHFLGVDHAGHIFGVDSSPMIKKLEQYNSVLEKVISILESQAGPGGLHENTILIVMGDHGQTLNGDHGGGTAEEVETSMYAMSTKKHTTSVPPEFDTSSCKQNSNGKQICISSIEQLDFAATLSALLGISSPFGSIGHVNPELYALGSSNWDLDKSESGNSGTQSAVKEWMENYVNVLCVNAWQVKRYIDVYSSSSVVGFSSDDMARISDLYAAAEQKWSNSVKHILMDRNGDENSTNISAFKEQIAAYLNFFSSVVELARSKWTEFNLNLMITGFGILVISLIIQFLVVFHGDKSYALGSWLSTGAAFTLFLVTIRACSFLSNSYILEEGKVANFLLATTGLIKLRYSVMRKTMRKEAVIFLAMASVLRVSIDIGLTKQAATSQFMSSSPSSMLGIALDLPALTYAIEIAPIVSVVMLICVLYIAIAKTPSEGMWKYVTVGSMISYFLIALLWASESKIFGLDGVLQVTGGRNRIPQTVYAIGLVQLFLLAYARMFCTGEKRVWATRAVALVSACSSPVILLSGKQGSLLALAYLLAGYCIMRLEGVERITQSDRQDKFSKLNPLCVMQWSLLSICMFFASGHWCAFDGLRYGAAFVGFDEFVLIRQAILLTIETFGFSVILSVFGLPILVPIHSQTPQAHGQKRHQLFQMYMLFGVISATTVTATILCVTIQRRHLMVWGLFAPKFVFDVVGLILTDLLICLASAYYF, from the exons ATGGAGACATATCTGAAAAACAAGAAGTTGATAGCTATAGGTTTTCTCTTGATCCATTCCATCGCCATTCTCATCTTCACGCGTGGCTTTCTTCTCACTCGAACTGAGCTTCCTTTTCACAGTACTTGCTCcgacgtctctctctctccttgccTTACTTCTCCACCACCCCCAATTCACGATTCCAACCCCGATTCGCTCTCTAGCCACTCTAATCATACTCAGCCTAAATGTTGGACCAAACCTGTTGTCGATCGCGTCATCATCATTGTCTTAGATGCTCTCAG aatcGATTTTGTGGCTCCGAGTGCTTTCTTCCCAG AACCAAAGCCATGGATGGATAAGTTGACAATCTTGCAGAAGCTTGCATTTGCTAATGAATCGTCTGCTAAGATCTTTAAGGCTTTTGCTGATCCTCCTACTACGAGTTTGCAGCGTCTCAAG GGATTGACAACTGGAGGATTGCCTACTTTTATCGATGTTGGGAACAGTTTTGGTGCACCTGCTATTGTTGAGGATAATTTCATCAATCAG TTGGTGCAAAATGGGAAACGGTTGGTGATGATGGGTGATGATACTTGGACACAGTTGTTCCcaaatcaatttcaaaagtCATATCCTTTCCCTTCTTTCAATGTTAAAGACTTGGATACT GTTGACAATGGATGCATTGAGCACCTATTCCCAACCCTTTACAAAGATGATTGGGATGTTCTTATTGCGCATTTTCTCGGAGTG GACCATGCAGGGCACATATTTGGAGTAGATTCCAGCCCAATGATTAAAAAGTTGGAGCAATATAATTCAGTGTTAGAG AAAGTCATCAGTATATTGGAGAGCCAAGCGGGACCAGGTGGTTTGCATGAGAATACTATACTTATCGTAATGGGTGACCATGGACAGACATTAAATGGGGATCATGGTGGAGGGACTGCTGAAGAG GTAGAAACATCCATGTATGCTATGAGTACGAAGAAGCATACAACTTCGGTTCCTCCTGAGTTCGATACCTCATCTTGTAAACAAAACTCG AACGGGAAGCAGATTTGCATCAGCTCCATTGAGCAG CTTGATTTTGCGGCAACATTGTCAGCTTTGCTTGGGATATCCTCTCCTTTCGGAAG CATTGGGCATGTCAACCCTGAGCTCTATGCTCTTGGTTCCAGCAACTGGGACTTGGATAAGTCTGAGTCAGGCAATTCTGGCACCCAATCGGCTGTTAAAGAGTGGATGGAAAATTACGTTAATGTTCTTTGTGTGAATGCTTGGCAG GTGAAAAGATATATAGATGTTTATTCTAGTTCATCTGTTGTTGGTTTCTCTTCTGATGATATGGCGAGGATATCAGATCTATATGCTGCAGCAGAACAGAAATGGTCTAATTCTGTCAAACACATATTGATGGATAGAAATGGAGATGAGAACAGTACAAATATATCTGCCTTTAAAGAGCAAATTGCAGCATACCTGAATTTCTTCTCAAGCGTTGTTGAACTTGCCCGGTCTAAGTGGACAGAGTTCAATCTCAATCTAATGATTACCGGGTTTGGGATATTGGTTATATCACTCATCATTCAGTTCCTTGTTGTTTTCCATGGCGACAAATCTTATGCATTGGGTTCTTGGTTATCCACTGGTGCAGCTTTCACTCTCTTTCTAGTAACGATTCGTGCTTGCAGCTTTCTTTCGAACAGCTATATTT TGGAAGAAGGAAAAGTTGCAAACTTTCTCCTGGCAACAACTGGACTTATCAAGCTACGGTACTCTGTCATGAGAAAAACTATGCGGAAAGAA GCTGTCATATTTCTCGCTATGGCTTCTGTTCTCAGAGTTTCTATAGATATTGGGCTAACAAAGCAAGCTGCAACTTCTCAGTTTATGAGTAGTTCACCATCGTCGATGCTTGGGATAGCTCTAGACCTTCCAGCATTGACTTATGCGATTGAAATTGCACCAATTGTATCAGTGGTTATGCTCATTTGCGTGCTCTACATAGCGATTGCTAAAACACCCAGTGAGGGGATGTGGAAGTATGTTACTGTTGGTAGTATGATAAGCTACTTTTTGATAGCATTGCTCTGGGCATCAGAGAGCAAGATATTTGGTTTGGATGGTGTACTTCAAGTGACTGGAGGAAGAAACCGCATCCCTCAAACGGTTTATGCAATCGGATTGGTGCAACTCTTCCTTTTAGCTTATGCCCGTATGTTTTGCACAGGCGAAAAGAGGGTTTGGGCCACCAGAGCTGTCGCTCTTGTATCTGCTTGTAGCTCGCCAGTAATTCTGTTGTCGGGGAAGCAAGGATCACTTCTGGCATTAGCATATTTGCTTGCTG GCTATTGTATAATGAGGCTGGAAGGTGTAGAGAGAATAACCCAATCAGATAGACAGgacaaattctcaaaactaaaTCCTCTCTGTGTGATGCAATGGAGTCTTCTTTCTATATGCATGTTTTTCGCCAGCGGGCATTGGTGCGCCTTTGATGGCCTCCGTTATGGAGCTGCATTTGTTGG GTTTGACGAGTTTGTGCTTATACGACAAGCTATCCTTTTGACAATCGAAACTTTTGGATTCTCGGTCATCCTTTCTGTATTTGGACTTCCTATCCTCGTACCGATCCACTCTCAAACTCCTCAGGCTCATGGCCAAAAGCGGCACCAGTTGTTCCAA ATGTATATGCTCTTTGGAGTTATATCAGCCACTACAGTCACAGCTACAATTCTCTGCGTTACCATCCAGAGAAGACATCTAATG GTGTGGGGTTTGTTTGCTCCAAAGTTTGTCTTTGACGTTGTTGGTCTGATTCTTACTGATCTCCTCATCTGTTTGGCTTCAGCTTACTATTTTTGA
- the LOC104735760 gene encoding NAC domain-containing protein 86-like — MAPVSLPPGFRFHPTDEELITYYLKRKINGREIELEIISEVDLYKCQPWDLPGKSLLPSKDQEWYFFSPRDRKYPNGSRTNRATKGGYWKATGKDRRVSCRDRAIGTKKTLVYYRGRAPHGIRTGWVMHEYRLDETECEPIAFGMQDAYALCRVFKKIVIEAKPRDQHQQQHQPYVHTASNLSGNSSFDVCSDLEISSNTHHQGLPYSNSTDTQPRFGNANSIGVHDDWSQFLSQDMPSSFSGYGPYTTQSKVNTALECEMLQHQMSLPPLRVENSPVQAIDFSNRLMNQNSGQSGFDNFTFAPSNSNQFYNNNNNVDDHLRNIGNLDEQLLDAGNSTWMRMSNENLNQSLIEGDEILPSFERNDPDLEYYGGSRANTITNIEIDDFFSFEDNVEDNDNSNITLNTSGVEMIEEETIVDHKMLISTPQTTEILYYQVVPSQILKIHISPRVQRSEERAAVVLLMEEDKKDSWFQKAENVAKMRLKQISLVAKRYYKSLTIIF; from the exons ATGGCTCCGGTCTCATTGCCTCCAGGTTTTAGGTTCCATCCAACAGACGAAGAACTAATCACTTACTATCTCAAGAGAAAGATCAACGGTCGAGAGATCGAGCTAGAGATCATCTCTGAAGTAGACCTCTACAAGTGCCAACCATGGGACTTGCCAG GGAAGTCATTGCTTCCGAGCAAAGACCAAGAATGGTACTTCTTCAGCCCACGAGACAGAAAGTACCCCAATGGTTCAAGGACGAACCGAGCAACAAAAGGCGGTTATTGGAAAGCCACGGGCAAAGACCGACGCGTGAGTTGCAGAGATCGAGCCATtggaaccaagaaaacattagtTTATTACCGTGGACGCGCCCCACATGGTATTAGAACCGGTTGGGTCATGCATGAATATCGCCTCGATGAAACCGAATGCGAGCCTATTGCATTCGGCATGCAG GACGCATATGCACTTTGTCGtgtgtttaaaaaaatagtgattGAAGCGAAACCAAGGGATCAAcatcagcagcagcatcaaCCTTACGTCCACACGGCCTCGAATCTAAGTGGTAACTCGAGTTTTGACGTTTGTTCAGATCTTGAAATAAGTTCAAATACACATCATCAAGGTCTGCCTTATAGTAACTCTACCGATACACAACCTCGATTCGGAAACGCAAACTCAATCGGTGTTCATGATGATTGGTCACAGTTCTTGTCACAAGACATGCCTTCAAGCTTTTCAGGTTATGGACCATACACCACTCAGTCAAAG GTGAACACAGCATTGGAATGTGAGATGTTGCAACATCAAATGTCATTGCCACCATTGCGAGTAGAAAACTCGCCGGTTCAAGCCATCGATTTCTCCAATAGACTGATGAACCAAAACAGCGGTCAAAGCGGTTTCGACAACTTTACTTTTGCTCCAAGTAACTCCAACCAGTtctataacaacaacaacaacgttgATGATCATTTGAGAAACATTGGAAATCTCGATGAACAATTGCTTGATGCCGGAAATTCAACTTGGATGAGAATGTCTAACGAGAATCTAAACCAg AGTTTAATAGAAGGAGACGAGATTTTGCCAAGTTTCGAGCGTAACGATCCAGATCTTGAATATTATG GCGGATCTCGGGCCAATACAATCACTAACATAGAGATCGATGACTTTTTCTCGTTCGAGGACAACGTAGAGGACAACGACAACTCAAACATAACCCTAAATACTTCAGGAGTCGAGATGATTGAAGAAGAGACAATAGTAGATCATAAAATGCTCATATCTACACCGCAAACGACGGAGATATTATATTACCAAGTCGTACCGTCGCAGATATTGAAAATTCACATAAGCCCGCGGGTTCAAAGAAGTGAGGAGAGAGCAGCAGTAGTACTGTTAATGGAAGAAGACAAGAAGGATTCTTGGTTCCAGAAGGCTGAAAATGTTGCTAAGATGAGATTGAAGCAGATTAGTTTAGTTGCAAAACGTTACTACAAATCTCTTACCATTATTTTCTGa